One genomic window of Bactrocera dorsalis isolate Fly_Bdor chromosome 4, ASM2337382v1, whole genome shotgun sequence includes the following:
- the LOC109579456 gene encoding acanthoscurrin-2-like, which yields MIAGGGSGGSSVGIGANVGATSISGCYYNNGLNGGGGGGGGISGAPGVGIGGLVGPGGVGADGGCKSYQRKYYDIN from the coding sequence ATGATTGCCGGCGGTGGCAGTGGCGGCAGCAGCGTCGGCATCGGCGCCAACGTCGGAGCCACCAGCATCAGTGGGTGCTATTACAACAATGGTTTAAatggtggcggcggcggtggcggtgggATTAGTGGAGCGCCCGGTGTCGGTATCGGTGGCCTCGTTGGTCCTGGTGGCGTTGGTGCGGACGGCGGCTGTAAAAGCTACCAAAGAAAATACTACGACATAAATTGA